The DNA segment GGTGGATTTTATGACACAATTCGACCTTCTATGCTCTGCCGCAAAGAGCAGAGCTCTTAAGGACGTCAGTGACGCCAAATTGTCGCGTGGTGTGGCCGCGATGGGCCTGAGGGTAAGTTTCTTTTCCctattctttttttgttttctttcttacgACCTTGGCTTTTATCaacttttttctttgttttcagtCTTACATGCTGGAGATCGAGAGTGCTTGTAAGGCCGAGACTCGGGCCAGGATTTTTCTGCAGATGCTTGAAAAGTATCGGCTCTATCGCAACAAATGCCGTGAGATGCATGAGCGGCTCAGGGCGGGTTTTGGCAATCAATCAATTGGGGAGGAGCGGGAGAAAAGGGATCAGGAGCTGATGCAGTCCATTCGCAAGTGTAGTGAACTTGAGGAGCTATTTCGTGCCAAGGACGAAGAACTTGAGTTGGGAAAGGGGGTCGCTGCAGAGTGCGAGTATCTTCAGGCAAAGGTGCTGTCGTTGCAAGCCGAACTCAATCAGAATGCCGCCAGAGTTGAAGCATTGAGTGCAGAATGGATGGGGAAGTTAGCCGAGCTGGAGAGAAAAGTAGCCAAGTTGGAAAATGTCGAGAACGCTCGGGCATCGGCTTTAGCAAGAGCGGCAGCGTTGGAGGACATTATCTGCATCCTTCAATCTGAGCAGGAATCCGAGAGGGCAACGGCCACAATAAGGGAGGCGAGACTCGAAAAGCGCATTGGAGAGATTGATCGGGAGGCTTCAGGCCTAGGGGACCGGGTTGTGGCGCTTGAGGCTGAGAGGGCGCAGttgttggctcaagttgaatcTGCCTCTGCCGCCATTCCTCGTCACTTGCATGAGCTTTGGGTCCATGACGAGGCCCAACGAGACATATACAAATGTTTGTGGGAGGCGGGCAATATTTCTCAGGCTGCTTATGAAGGAGCCCGGGCGAAGGCACGAGAGGCTCGTGTCAACTGAGGCTACGACCCTGCGACACCGGAGGCCGGCGAGGACGATGATGTTGAGGAGGAGTTTCTTGAATACAATGATGGGGAGAACATCGGTGATGACACTGAGTGAAAGTTGCTGCTGCTTTAGTATTTTCATTTTTGTTCATTTTCATCTTTTTTTGTTGGGCCCATTTTGGCCTTGTATAATGTGCGGCTGTTGCGCacgtatatataaataaaaaagttGTTTCGCCTTTGTATatcctttgattttctttcccttcCCCTTACTTGTTACATCTTTTTGTTTTGGCGAAAACCTTCGGAGTTTTGTGTGGCGAGTCCCTAATTTTGCGATTTAGAAATCCGACCTTGATCGGATCGAGTAGGGTCTCGTCACGTGAGTACGAATGGAGTTGCTTCGGACTCCTTGAAACGTACCGTAGAAATAGTTTGGCGGCAACGATTCGCCGGTGGCCGGAGAGGCCCTATTTTTCCTGCCTTCTTCACTCATCCTTTCCACCGAGATAGAGATCGAGTAACAAGTTAGGGTTTCGGGATCAAAACGAAGTCGTATTATTGCTGACGCCAATTGACAGAATCAGATCGTTGTGGCGGTGTGATCATTGATTTTGCGGTCTTTGATTTGTGGTGCACTGACGGTTTGCTGATATATATTTCAGCTTGGCTTAGCTGGTAAGTTTCACGCCCACGCGTGGATATAAAAATTTGTCTTGATATAAGTTTATATAGTCAATAAAAACCAAGTTTTTTATGGAATCAATTTTTACGCTATGTTATGATATATGTTCTTTATAATAGCACTTTTCGATAATAACCAAAAAATTCTAAACAAATAAAGCTATTATAGAGAGATTTAACTGTATTTATGGAATTTACGACTGTTGTTATTCTCTTCTAACCCAGCCACCCAGGTTATTCACACGTGATAAGGTTTGTGCCAAACTATAATATAATCAACTGAGACAATTTATTAGTAACACTGTCATTATATTAATTTTGTAAGGTTAACACGAGATTTGGTTGATCAATGACTTAGGCTTTACAGTATACTCTTTTTGTCATTTTACATGACACAGTTTTTACTTTTTAATCCGTTTAAAGATGATAAACACCTTTCTCTATTTCAAAACTATCTTAGTTTTAGTGAATGGCGTGACATCTATATAATTCCACAAGTAGAGTTTGGAAGAGtaatgtgtacgcaaaccttactccTACCTTAAAATTCTTTCTATTTAAAAACTCTATTAAAGTCGCACCAGAGTCCACATATGCAAAGAATTACAAACCAAAAAGAACATTCAAATCGCACCAGAGTCCACATTTGGAAAGAATTatgaataaaaaagaaaattactTATGGGAAGGAACAAAAATTGAGTGAAGACACTCACATGGAACACACTGTAAGACCTTATGAAGCAAAAAAGATAACTTGAGCATATTAGACGCAAACATAAACCCACCATTGCTTACTCAAGCACAAGTTGATCAGTGCAAAATAGTTGACAATCTGATACAAAGTAGCTGAGACGAATTATACTCTTTAATATGAACATGAGAGGGACCAGGAACTACATACATTGCTAGTATTTCCTAACTAAAAGTATGTCAAAAAGTTTTTCATGCCGCAAAAAGGGGCAGCCAAAATGTCTTTTATGCAATCCTATATAGCCAAGTCAAGCTTCTGAGGGTCAAGTGGTAGTGACCTTTATATTCATGCCAGCCCTACATTATCAAGAAAAATAATGTCAGTAAGTTTCTTCGAATATCTAATCTATCAAGTCAAAATTATATTGATTTGAGAGAGAAATCCCGCACACTAGTTCAATATCAAAAATACTCCAAAGATATACAAACACAAAAATGTTCCACTAAACGTACTAGCAAAGATTTAAAAGATAATGTATCCAGAAATTCTAAATGTCCAATGCATAATGCTAATTTGCTAATACATAAACCTAATACTTTCAAGAGAATCAAAATTATATTTCAAACAGAAGCACCTCTGCTATTGTCCCCGGTCCACTCATTTCCATTTCGAAAATGCTCCTCATGCCATGCACCAAATAGCTTAGAATATTATGTCTAGAATAAGATCCCAAAGTAACTACAAGTCAATTCATTTATTAAAGACTGCAAGACACAAGTGAACCAAGGAGGAAAGACGAGGACAGGATAGCAAGACTAGGAAGTTTATAAGCAATTGAAACACAAAACTGGAAATTCAAGGTGAGAAGGCCGAAAGATTGCAACTTGAAGGAGCAAATAATTAAATGAAGAGAAGATTCTTTCATATGAAGAGAGAACCTCTTACACTGGCTGTCaaactaaagctatatccttgaGCTATCAAAAGCAAATATATGGATGTGTTGCACTACATTAAGAGAGTGCACATTCGTCCAATACGGTTAGCAATGACACAAGTAGCCAAGCTTTTCATTGATTATAAGCTTTAGTTCATCAACACTAACATCTATAAGACTAACATCTGTACTTGCATATTCAAGTATAAAAGTTCATGGATCAGGAATGAAGAATTTTTTTGAAAACACTCaccaaaaacaagaaaaagagcaCCAGAAACAGAAAGCGCAAAACCTCTGGCTCGGTTGACTAGATAGGTAACACAACTGTTGCAATCACCAATAGGACACGGTTttattagttttttcttttcttttgaagaCTTGGTTCTGTTAGTTAGAGCGATCCAGCAATCCAAATGCATTATTTCAGTGAAACTATGTTTTTCTGCTCTTTCTTACAAGTAATTGTTATAATGCTTATGGAACAAACTACCTCAGAGTTTTACAGTGTCAACAAATAGAAATTTATATATCTGCAGATAGATATATAACTTCAAGGATCTAGCAATCATATTACTATGTCTATTGTCCTAGTTGTCTCTTCGTAATGAAGTTATTGGATATCGACCTCAACACAACTGATGCTCCAACAAGCAAACACTACGAAAGCTCTCTGATCATTTAAATGTTTCTGTTGACGAAAAGGAAGATCTTGTATTGTCAGAAAATAAATGGGGTGAACAGGAAGTTGAGATCTTCTGGAAACACTCTCGACACGCACGATGCATCTTTGAAGCCAAGCCTACATCTTTTCAAACAATTCCCACTATGAAAGACATGAAAGGGAGAAAATAGTTTTCAAGTGGGACTCGAAAAGGAAGCATTTTAGCTCTTCTTTCATACTTCTATGTGCACATGTAAGCCACCCTAAAAGAGAGCTTCTCTTATTTTGAGTTGCAGTACCGTGTGGCATCTCTATTTATTCCCCTTATTTCCACCAATTTCAACTAGTAATCCAAGAAGTTGTTTGGCTGACTAACCATAAAATTGGACTGGGAAAATAAGAGAATTGCATACAGTGAGAGGCATTTATATTGTGACTGATTCCACACCACAAAGCTATTTACAAAAATACACTTTCTTAGATGGGAGATGAAAAGAAAACTTGTTAATTGGCAATATTTGCTTTCCAGAACCACAGCAGCAACTGACAAGCATCTCCACTAATTGCGTAGAGTTAAGTAAAAACGATCACAGAGTTAGTTCACGTAGTAAATTAATGCATCACAGATTCACAGTCAATCTGCTTTGTTTCACCAGGTGCCCACAACATACACATAAGCACATAAGGATAAGAACAAAACAAAAGTGCAACATCTCAAAATGGGATCAGACTTGACAATCAACACAAAGCAAGCACATAACAACTTAAGATATAATTGAAAAGACAAAAGTTGATCACCGCACTTTAGGAGGTTTTCACGTGCTAATTTATCTCTAGCAGCTTGCTTCTTAACTGGTAGCATCCCTTCAATCAGAACTAAGCTCTCTGAATAGTTGAAAATCATGGACGAACCGCTATTAGCATTATCGATGCACAATTTTGCCTTAACAGAACTAGTCATCGGATCAAAGAGGAACAACACGCCATTCTCATCATAAGCAACAATGTTACCATTCCTCAAACAGCCAATAATTCTGTCGAACCCGAATAACACTCCAACATTGCGTTTCTTGCTCCAACCATCTTCATCATCCATTACCCAAATATCAACATTATATTTGTCTGCTTTCTCCCACATTAACATACCAAGAGAATCCTCCAAATTCACAAGATACCCCTTAGTCTCCCGTCTCATTCCAGGCATAGGTAACCTGTCAAATACTTTCTTACTCAGATCAAAATACACCAATACCTCACGTGACCCATACGCATCCTCAAGCAGAGCACTCCAATAAGGCACCCCTTTAATGATCAGATTGCAAGAAAGCCCAAGAACTCGAAACCCCACCTCATTTGGCGCCCTCTCCCAGCTGAAACTCTTGGTTGAAAACATTTCCACTTCATCCGCAATCACAGTTTCTGGTCCGAAACGCTTAAGACTCAAGACCAAGAAGTTATTCTCTTGTGAATCGTACGCCAACCCGATGGAAACAGAAGAATGCGCTTCCATAATGGGTTCGCGTTTCGAAAGCGGCACAGTCCTAGACTGCCTCATAGCTGGGTTCCAAAGAGTAATGACATCACCCCAAGGTGGCTGACAAAGGCACACAATGCCATTGCAAGAACCCACAACCACCATACTTTTCAAGATGAAAGGGAAAGGGTTATCAAGTTCCACAACTGATGATGACTCGGGGGACAGGTTGATTAGTGAGAGTAGATGATCATAGGACTTGAGATGGCGAGTGTGTAAAAGAACGGGTGAAGAACCGGTACTGGGCTGCAAAGAAGAGGAATGGCGGAAATGGGTGGCTATGAATTTGGGTTTGGAAATGAGTTTTCGCCATGGCTTGCAAACGCACCTGAATTGTAAAAGGGTCTTCACAGGGAGACGAGAAAGGATATTAATGATGATTTCTCTTCGGAAAATGCAGTTGCATGTTGCGTCTGGAGCtctgttttttgttttttgggatttacctttctttttcccctttccTTTGCCTTTAGACGGCGGCATTTTAGCTGGGAATTAAGTGGCCGGAGGTTGAAGATGACGAAAGGCCTTTGTGATCGACAGAGAGAACTGGGGATTTGGACAGCCTAGTAGTCTTGTCAAAGAAGAGAGGAAGAGGGTTTTAGAGGGTTTTGGATATAAGGTGAAAACTGAAAAGCAATTGTGTAGAATATACTTACACGTTCAGATTAATGATTGTTTAACAATGGAATAGTCCTCTTTTCCTTCTTATTTGGCACCATCTCGTCTTAAATAATTTTTGTACTAACGACGATATCGTCTTAAATAGAGTACTTGCATTTATCTTTTTTGGTTAAACTGTCAAAGTAATAGTATTTACATCCGCTGCCTCATTTGGACTCTAGAGCTAGACCCTATTCTAAAAACTTTCTAACTAAACGGATAACACATTTCCTACTACATTTACAATTAACTCATTTTAACTAGGAAAATTCTTCACTCTTTTCGGGTCTTTGTGTCACTTTGCTTCACTCTGCCCGTCCTCTGATGTGCAATTCCAGCACAATGTCTTTAATCCTCTGAGTGCAAGCCATCATCTTTTCTTGGAACCTTCTTTGATTGCTCTCTGTCCAGACGTGGTAGACTACTGCTATAAATAGGAATATTAGTATATCACCTCTAACTTTGCTGGCAGTCCTTCTTTTTATCCATTCAATTTCCTCTTTTCAGCTACCAATTTGATGTTTTCCTCCTATCCACTGCAGTAATGTAGCCCATATTGCTCTGGAGTAATCACACACAAACATCATATATTCCATTGTCTCCTCCACACTCTTTCCACATAGTACACAGTCGCTTGCTACTGATATTCCCCATCTCCTTAGTTGATCAACCGTGGCTAATCTTCGATGTAATGCCAACCATAGTATGAACTGGTGTTTTGGCATTGCTTTGGATCCTGTTGTTACTCCCTTTCAAGGACTCTTCTGATACTAAGGTCTCATAGCAATATATAGCTGCTTGATGCTGAACTTCCCTTGCCTATAGTATATGCTCAATTCAGCAGCTGGGTGCTTTTCAATGAACCAGTCCTTGATATCGAAATCTTCCTAACAAGCCAACATGCCCGTTTAGGAGTATCCATTGTCATGACATTTTGCTCTTTAATGTAGAAGCTATGGATCGGTTGGATCCACAGGGTGTCGTTCTTTTCACTAATAGCCCACAACAGTTTGCACAAGACAGCCTTATTCCATAGATGAATATCCAGAACATTTAGTCCACCTGCTGAGAATGGCATACAAATTGTGTCTTATGCAATTAAGGCTTAGATGGTTCACTACTTCCTGTCCACAGGAAGGTTCTGCATGTGTAACTATTAGCTTGATAATCTTCTTTGGCAATAGAAACACCTGCGCCCAATATGTCTGCATTTCAAATATCACACTCTTAGTAGTTGAAGCTTTCCACTGTATGAGAGGAACTTAGCAGTCCAACAGTTAATCCTAATAGTGATCTTCTCAATCAATGACACATTGTTGAACAATCAATTTCTTTGAAGACAATGGTACTCCAAGATATTTAAATGGTAGCTCCCCTAGTGTGAATTGCATCACTTCTAAAGTCATTTCTTTGAATTCCTTTGTGACACCAGCAATGTATAGAGCACCCTTCTCCATATTAGCCTTAAGACCTGACACCTcagatgtgatgacccaaaaggtcatctcatgttttaggacccaattcggggtttcaaggtctttaaaaccttattttcttctttatcgatttgcgtacgcagtccgAGCACGTTTCCGGAATgcctttatgtgaaatttaagaaaagtaTTGAGTTTGCCTTTAAAAATTGATTTAAGTTGactccggtcaatattttgagtaaacggacccggacccatgatttgacggtctcggatggtccgtagtaaaatatgagacctgggcgtatgcccgaaatcgaattccgaggtccgtAACCCGAGAAATGAATCTTAGAAGAAATTATTAACTGAAAAATATAATAGTTTTTAGAAATGGAATAATGTTTGAActtattggtatcgggcccgtattttggttctggagacCGATACAGGTCCGTTATAATATTTTAACCTTATCTATGAAATTTGATGAAAAACAGAagtaatttgacgtgattcggacctttggttgagaaaatatgAAGTTTGAAGCTATCTTaaaaatttcatgtgttttggtatTGAATTcatagttttaggtgttattttggcgatttgatcacataaacaagttcgtatgatgttttaataCTTGTgctcatgtttggtttggagccccgagggctcgggtgagttttgttTCGGACTTGGGAAAAAATGTTGCAGGTCTTCAGTTTTGGTGTTGGCCtctaatctcgcaattgcgagaccagagttcgcatttgcgaagcctgacaTTGTTGCAATTCCGAGCCACTCATCGCAAATACGAAGAGTAGCTGGGCCAATagtcttcgcaattgcaaagaacgcttcgcatttgcaaagtaaagctgggaggggtattggtcgcaaatgcgatcatttaGTCGCATTTGCGGAGGATCATGTTCGCATTTGCTAAGGAAGCAGAAATGTGagggttcacatttgcgatacTTTCCTCCCATTTGCGATCTTCACAAATAcgaagctcaggtcgcaaatgcgacatctgcagctgagtaaaagggtcttggacgagatttttcattcattcctcaaattttcaaaacctaaactccaaGAGCCGATTTTCCTATAGGAAGTTCTTCcctaaatcataggtaaatgattcttaactcatttccttcaatctatttcatctttttacaagatttcatcacaaaatctagggattttcatgggaacCCATATGGTGTTTTTGGGTAGACTttaggaattttgaaatttggggatttacaCCTCATGTTGAGGTCGGGTTCCAAAATCAATTGCATAtacgggctcgggggtgaatgggtaatcgagttttggtccgaactttgagttttgaccaagcgggcccgaggtcggttttgactttttgggaaaaatgttggaATATCTATAATCATGCATTAGAATTAGTTTCTTTGGCGTTAATTGATGTTAATTATGTATAGATACgagcggattggaagtggaaaCTAAGGAAAAAACAGTATTTAAGGCTTAAGTTTGGACgtagaatcgaggtaagtgtcgtggctaATCTTAGCATGAGGGATTAGGTGTTGgtaccttattttctacttgtTTAGTTGTTAAGTATgatgtataggtatggtgacaagtatctatgcGTCGTTGTtgggtcatagcatgcgagtgagtcttatacttgtgacCGTTGTGTTTCTTTGTACGTATTGTTCCTGCTTAAACTAGTTATTACTCATGTTAAACAAGTCTTATTATGTTTTTCCTGGTtttggatattggttgagtattggCTCCAGTTGAGATTTCTGTTGTGAAATTAAGTGATGAAACGAAGTTGTTTGATTGTGATGCCCTTGCCGGGTTGTTATTATTTatgttgtttcttatggtgaggaagagtggtaaagcatgaagggtgatgtcgtgcacatttattttattcatatggtgaggaagagtgataaagcacgaaggctgATGCAGTGCACTGCCGTGCAAatttctattattcatatggtgaggaagagtgataaaaaacgaagggtgatgccgtgcacatttctattattgattgcatggtgaggattgagagtaaaagcacgaagggtgatgccgtgcattttttgtttgttgtgtttatttgttgttatcggttcaagtgtaCTAGCTGTTTAGATTCCTTTACTGCTGTAATTCTGTATGTTGGAACCCCTATAGCATGTTGACCTTCCCATTCATTTCTACTTAGCTTTTATTACTTGTTATTTTGttagtatattgtttaactgcacaggtttatgttgtttgtcatgtcctagcctcgtcactacttcgccgaggttaggctcggcacttactagtacatggagttggttgtactgatactgcactctgcactttctgtgctgATCCTGGTACTGGACCATAGTGATCAGAggttgaggttgctgccttcagtcaacaggagacccaaggtagatctgccggcgttcgcagaccctggagtccccttccctctATCTTAGTTCCCGTTGTCTTTCATTCCGAAAAATAGTTGTATTTTCCTTTAAAGCAGTATTTGTAAAAATTCTTAGATGTTCGTGAATTGTCATCAGATCATTGGGGTAGTCATGTTTTAGAGTTTTGAACTGTTATAAAATTTCCGCACTTCATATTTGTTTAGCTTTAATTAATGTTTATTACTGTTTTGGTTAATGATTAATGTGTTAGAATTGtatttgttggcttgcctagcattcaagagttaggcgtcatcacgatcccgacggtgggaaacCTGGGTCgtcacaagttggtatcagagcattaggttgccttggtctcacaattcacgaacaagctggGTAGAGTTtgaaggatcggtacggagatgtctgttcTTATCCCCTAGAGGCGACAGAGTGtaggaataacttcacatctattcttctctgtcgtgcgatttgatttcttaatgctaattgaaacttctactctgttcttttgcaaATGGCGAGAACATGTACCACTTTATcaactgatcagcagcccgagcccctagtggcagctcctacgcgGGGTAGAGGACGAGGTTGAGGccttgctagaggccgaggcaggggtagGGTTCAACTAGAGCTCGAACAACAACACCAGCGGCGGAGCTataggtagagtttgatgatg comes from the Nicotiana sylvestris chromosome 4, ASM39365v2, whole genome shotgun sequence genome and includes:
- the LOC104223690 gene encoding putative F-box protein At1g32420, whose translation is MPPSKGKGKGKKKGKSQKTKNRAPDATCNCIFRREIIINILSRLPVKTLLQFRCVCKPWRKLISKPKFIATHFRHSSSLQPSTGSSPVLLHTRHLKSYDHLLSLINLSPESSSVVELDNPFPFILKSMVVVGSCNGIVCLCQPPWGDVITLWNPAMRQSRTVPLSKREPIMEAHSSVSIGLAYDSQENNFLVLSLKRFGPETVIADEVEMFSTKSFSWERAPNEVGFRVLGLSCNLIIKGVPYWSALLEDAYGSREVLVYFDLSKKVFDRLPMPGMRRETKGYLVNLEDSLGMLMWEKADKYNVDIWVMDDEDGWSKKRNVGVLFGFDRIIGCLRNGNIVAYDENGVLFLFDPMTSSVKAKLCIDNANSGSSMIFNYSESLVLIEGMLPVKKQAARDKLARENLLKAGMNIKVTTT